Proteins encoded together in one Cicer arietinum cultivar CDC Frontier isolate Library 1 chromosome 4, Cicar.CDCFrontier_v2.0, whole genome shotgun sequence window:
- the LOC140920122 gene encoding putative F-box protein At3g16210, producing the protein MSKLPLKSLYRFKCVHKSWAILFENPNFMNIYRKNFILKNHSYYDDTCLLLKHMVLDFESHCVLHLCSGERLNSKVKLDWPPPFQKDDRDINILGSGINGILCLYDEGISSRVVLWNPAIDEFKVIPPSPVESLPHYVICEVQHHGFGYDSIGDDYKVIRYVKFHSYLHYFSSDRKNFPWLNVVYDPLWENHNKLKLFMFKNKISKKKRYTLKSIQSTISNY; encoded by the coding sequence ATGTCAAAATTGCCTCTTAAATCTTTGTATCGGTTTAAATGCGTACACAAATCATGGGCAATCTtatttgaaaaccctaatttcatGAACATATATCGCAAAAATTTCATCCTAAAAAATCATTCCTATTACGATGATACATGCCTCCTTTTAAAGCATATGGTGCTAGATTTCGAAAGTCATTGTGTGTTGCATTTGTGTTCTGGTGAGAGGTTGAATAGTAAAGTGAAATTAGATTGGCCGCCCCCATTTCAAAAGGATGATcgtgatattaatattttaggttctGGTATTAATGGTATTCTTTGTCTCTATGATGAAGGCATTAGTTCAAGAGTTGTATTGTGGAATCCAGCTATTGACGAATTTAAGGTCATTCCTCCTAGTCCAGTTGAGTCTCTACCACATTATGTAATTTGTGAGGTTCAACATCATGGATTTGGCTATGATTCTATTGGAGATGACTATAAGGTGATTCGATATGTAAAATTTCATTCATATCTACATTATTTTTCAAGTGATCGGAAAAATTTTCCATGGTTAAATGTGGTATACGATCCTTTATGGGAAAaccataataaattaaaattattcatgtttaaaaataaaatttcaaaaaaaaaaagatatacaCTCAAGAGCATACAGTCCACCATATCtaactattaa
- the LOC101495987 gene encoding putative F-box protein At3g16210, with amino-acid sequence MAMSNEKVSNHIPNDLVFSIMSKLPLKSLYRFKCVHKSWAILFENPNFMNIYRKNFILKNHSYYDDTCLLLKHMVLDFESHCVLHLCSGERLNSKVKLDWPPPFQKDDRDINILGSGINGILCLYDEGISSRVVLWNPAIDEFKVIPPSPVESLPHYVICEVQHHGFGYDSIGDDYKYFIVPLKFR; translated from the exons ATGGCTATGTCAAATGAGAAGGTTAGCAACCATATACCTAATGATCTTGTTTTCTCTATTATGTCAAAATTGCCTCTTAAATCTTTGTATCGGTTTAAATGCGTACACAAATCATGGGCAATCTtatttgaaaaccctaatttcatGAACATATATCGCAAAAATTTCATCCTAAAAAATCATTCCTATTACGATGATACATGCCTCCTTTTAAAGCATATGGTGCTAGATTTCGAAAGTCATTGTGTGTTGCATTTGTGTTCTGGTGAGAGGTTGAATAGTAAAGTGAAATTAGATTGGCCGCCCCCATTTCAAAAGGATGATcgtgatattaatattttaggttctGGTATTAATGGTATTCTTTGTCTCTATGATGAAGGCATTAGTTCAAGAGTTGTATTGTGGAATCCAGCTATTGACGAATTTAAGGTCATTCCTCCTAGTCCAGTTGAGTCTCTACCACATTATGTAATTTGTGAGGTTCAACATCATGGATTTGGCTATGATTCTATTGGAGATGACTATAAG TACTTTATAGTACCGTTGAAGTTTCGATGA
- the LOC101496322 gene encoding F-box/kelch-repeat protein At3g06240-like, whose amino-acid sequence MAMSNEKVSNHIPNDLVFSIMSKLPLKSLYRFKCVHKSWAILFENPNFMNIYRKNFILKNHSYYDDTCLLLKHMVLDFESHCVLHLCSGERLNSKVKLDWPPPFQKDDRDINILGSGINGILCLYDEGISSRVVLWNPAIDEFKVIPPSPVESLPHYVICEVQHHGFGYDSIGDDYKVIRYVKFHSYLHYFSSDRKNFPWLNVVYDPLWEIYSLKSNSWKKLDLDITTLHRSPLSVIEQVYMDGVCHWLGGNETYADEAYLVSFDLGNEEFFLTPTPSYTDDSFNFKLVENRLMLFNGSIALISNFLQMADLYISILGEIGAKESWIKLFIVVPFLFLGYPIGTGMNSDILFVKDDEEVVRYDLNTYEIQELGINGRFLYYQTILYKKNLFSIAE is encoded by the coding sequence ATGGCTATGTCAAATGAGAAGGTTAGCAACCATATACCTAATGATCTTGTTTTCTCTATTATGTCAAAATTGCCTCTTAAATCTTTGTATCGGTTTAAATGCGTACACAAATCATGGGCAATCTtatttgaaaaccctaatttcatGAACATATATCGCAAAAATTTCATCCTAAAAAATCATTCCTATTACGATGATACATGCCTCCTTTTAAAGCATATGGTGCTAGATTTCGAAAGTCATTGTGTGTTGCATTTGTGTTCTGGTGAGAGGTTGAATAGTAAAGTGAAATTAGATTGGCCGCCCCCATTTCAAAAGGATGATcgtgatattaatattttaggttctGGTATTAATGGTATTCTTTGTCTCTATGATGAAGGCATTAGTTCAAGAGTTGTATTGTGGAATCCAGCTATTGACGAATTTAAGGTCATTCCTCCTAGTCCAGTTGAGTCTCTACCACATTATGTAATTTGTGAGGTTCAACATCATGGATTTGGCTATGATTCTATTGGAGATGACTATAAGGTGATTCGATATGTAAAATTTCATTCATATCTACATTATTTTTCAAGTGATCGGAAAAATTTTCCATGGTTAAATGTGGTATACGATCCTTTATGGGAAATTTATAGCCTTAAAAGTAATTCATGGAAAAAACTTGATTTGGATATCACAACTCTTCATCGAAGTCCCCTAAGTGTTATAGAGCAAGTATACATGGATGGAGTGTGTCATTGGTTGGGTGGAAATGAAACATATGCTGATGAAGCATATCTGGTGTCATTTGATTTGGGTAATGAGGAGTTCTTTTTAACACCAACACCCTCATATACGGATGATAGCTTCAATTTTAAATTGGTGGAGAACCGGTTAATGTTGTTCAATGGTTCCATTGCTCTGATATCTAATTTTTTACAAATGGCTGATTTATACATATCAATTTTAGGTGAAATTGGTGCGAAAGAATCATGGATCAAACTCTTCATAGTTGTACCATTCCTTTTTCTTGGATATCCTATTGGAACAGGGATGAATAGTGATATATTATTCGTAaaagatgatgaagaagtaGTCCGGTATGATTTAAATACATATGAGATTCAAGAACTTGGCATTAATGGACGGTTCCTTTACTATCAAACAATACTTTATAAGAAAAATCTTTTTTCAATTGcagaataa
- the LOC101496965 gene encoding F-box protein CPR1-like: MALLSEKVSNYISDDLVFSILSKLSLKSLNRFTCVRKSWVLLFENPHFMSMYRKNFISNNRSYYYDDTSLLLKQTLLDFENHSMLYLLSGEKFDNRIKLDWPPPFQDNDRHINILGSGINGILCLYVEGTSSKVVVWNPSIQEFKIIPPSPVLSVPPYVNVVLKLHGFGYDSVRDDYKIIRYVDFFPDPYNFKYDSRNVISSKRPYKYKPLWEIYSLKSNSWRKLDLDMTIFCHYLSRRGVQHKVYLNGVCHWLGNTETNMDNICLISFDLSNEVFFRTFIPSITDDGINLELVNYHLGLLNKSIALIFNIIQTQTFHISVLGEIGVEESWTKLFIVGPLPYLGHPIGIGKSRNIFFIKENDELVWCDLSTNTIQETGMKGNLFFCQIVNYNL; encoded by the coding sequence ATGGCTCTTTTAAGTGAGAAGGTTAGCAATTATATATCTGATGATCTTGTTTTCTCTATTCTGTCAAAATTGTCTCTAAAATCTTTGAATCGTTTCACATGTGTACGCAAATCATGGGTCCTCTTATTTGAAAATCCTCATTTCATGAGCATGTATCGCAAAAATTTCATATCTAATAATCGATCTTATTATTATGATGATACATCCCTCCTCTTAAAACAGACTCTACTAGATTTTGAAAATCATTCTATGTTATATTTACTTTCTGGTGAGAAGTTTGATAATAGGATCAAATTAGATTGGCCGCCTCCATTTCAAGACAATGATCgtcatattaatattttgggttCTGGAATTAATGGCATTCTTTGTCTCTATGTCGAAGGCACTAGTTCAAAAGTTGTAGTATGGAATCCATCTATTCAGGAATTCAAGATCATTCCTCCTAGTCCAGTGTTGTCTGTACCACCTTATGTTAATGTTGTGCTTAAACTTCATGGATTTGGTTACGATTCTGTTAGAGACGACTATAAGATTATTCGATATGTAGATTTTTTTCCAGATCCgtacaattttaaatatgattcGAGAAATGTGATATCGTCAAAAAGGCCATATAAGTACAAACCTTTATGGGAGATATATAGCCTTAAAAGTAATTCTTGGAGGAAACTTGATTTGGATATGACAATTTTTTGTCACTACCTTAGTCGTCGGGGTGTTCAACATAAAGTGTACTTGAATGGAGTGTGTCATTGGTTGGGCAACACTGAAACAAATATGGATAATATATGTTTGATCTCATTTGATTTAAGCAATGAAGTGTTCTTTCGAACATTCATACCCTCAATTACGGACGATGGTATCAATTTGGAATTAGTGAATTATCATTTAGGGTTGTTAAATAAGTCCATTGCtctgatatttaatattatacaaACGCAAACTTTTCACATATCAGTTTTGGGTGAAATTGGTGTGGAAGAATCGTGGACTAAGCTCTTCATTGTTGGACCATTACCTTATCTTGGACATCCTATTGGAATAGGAAAGAGTCGAAATATATTcttcataaaagaaaatgatgaaCTAGTCTGGTGCGATTTAAGTACCAACACAATTCAAGAGACTGGTATGAaaggaaatttatttttttgtcaaatagtaaattataatttataa
- the LOC101497296 gene encoding uncharacterized protein, with protein sequence MDDECYSSQQSILTVQSASKIMSEKRVNTQLGDKHEPPRKRAKMRDLESVVHSAEKTIGKENIVQSSFGDNEMSQITKVPLTVDMDVSKEEQDGRSKLVSPRLLDLNTEASVARHSSLYSDKSGGFGENLSKDKEPLCEKQEGEHCGDVNDRGINVDLNAEDVTSSVNVGPVSFHKGHSHFKSKDMSESGSSTGPLKENDSMRIWTEMKRNGFISSTHGGIPVPKKRGRKSKSEILEQKMELAKREQINRFTKIAAPSGLLNELNPGIINHVRNRRQVHSIIEALVTEKNGNRSMGSKQAAQRMSGSIDVNQRDLECAKDVSKHELTFSHEEGTFHGSTGGRQARKTPLTKNDSSWILEDNGCDHDTYSGEKAGLKDCVSNASHVPEDDILSLKLSSSMNASMSSTNLSNEEKKAATVASQWLELLHQDIKGRLSTLRRSRRRVRSVITTELPFLMSKEFANNQNYDPCGMKISAELPPSKIAELHQARWTALFDHMDEALSEEEKQLESWLNQIKEKQLLCDQGLQHVNWSKALATSENNSRASQLDNSEKELAVNAAAASIYSTCNFLLSELS encoded by the exons ATGGATGACGAGTGCTATTCGTCGCAGCAATCGATTTTGACTGTTCAATCTGCTTCAAAG ATTATGAGTGAGAAGCGAGTTAATACTCAATTGGGAGATAAGCATGAGCCTCCTCGAAAACGTGCCAAAATGAGAGATCTTGAATCCGTGGTTCATTCCGCAG AAAAGACAATCGGCAAAGAAAACATTGTTCAATCGTCCTTTGGTGATAATGAGATGTCACAAATTACCAAGGTGCCTTTGACTGTGGACATGGATGTTTCGAAAGAAGAGCAAGATGGAAGGAGCAAATTGGTTAGCCCGAGGCTTTTGGATCTTAATACCGAAGCTAGTGTTGCCAGGCATTCTTCTTTGTATTCAGATAAAAGTGGTGGATTTGGTGAGAATCTCAGTAAGGATAAGGAACCATTGTGTGAGAAGCAGGAAGGAGAACACTGCGGTGATGTGAATGATAGGGGAATTAATGTGGATCTCAATGCAGAAGATGTTACTAGCTCTGTGAATGTGGGACCAGTGAGTTTTCACAAAGGACACAGTCATTTTAAGTCAAAGGACATGTCCGAGAGTGGGAGCAGTACTGGACCTCTGAAAGAGAACGATTCAATGAGAATATGGACGGAGATGAAGCGCAACGGTTTTATTTCATCCACTCATGGAGGCATTCCGGTGCCAAAGAAACGTGGGAGGAAAAGTAAGAGTGAAATTCTCGAGCAAAAGATGGAGCTTGCAAAGAGAGAGCAAATTAATAGGTTTACAAAGATCGCAGCTCCAAGTGGACTACTGAATGAATTGAACCCTGGGATTATTAATCATGTAAGAAATAGAAGACAGGTCCATTCAATTATTGAGGCTCTTGTAACTGAAAAAAATGGAAATAGGAGCATGGGGAGCAAGCAAGCAGCACAGCGAATGAGTGGAAGTATAGACGTTAACCAGAGGGACCTAGAATGTGCAAAAGATGTGAGTAAGCACGAGCTTACTTTTTCTCATGAAGAAGGGACATTTCATGGCTCCACAGGTGGTAGGCAAGCACGAAAGACTCCTTTGACAAAGAACGATTCCTCATGGATTTTGGAGGATAATGGTTGTGATCATGACACATACAGTGGAGAGAAAGCTGGCCTTAAAGACTGTGTATCAAATGCAAGTCATGTTCCAGAAGATGATATTTTATCGCTGAAATTGTCATCTTCAATGAATGCCTCAATGAGTTCCACCAATTTGtcaaatgaagaaaaa AAAG CTGCTACTGTTGCTTCTCAATGGTTGGAGCTTCTACATCAAGACATCAAAGGGCGTCTTTCGA CTTTGCGTCGCAGTAGGAGGAGAGTTCGGTCTGTCATCACTACTGAGTTGCCTTTCCTAATGTCGAAGGAATTTGCAAATAACCAAAATTATGACCCTTGTGGTATGAAAATTTCTGCGGAACTTCCCCCTAGCAAAATAGCAGAATTGCATCAGGCAAGATGGACTGCTTTATTTGATCATATGGATGAAGCACTTTCAGAAGAGGAAAAACAACTT GAAAGTTGGTTGaatcaaataaaagaaaagcaACTGCTATGTGATCAAGGCCTGCAACATGTAAACTGGAGCAAGGCTTTGGCAACTTCAGAAAATAACTCCAG AGCGTCACAATTAGACAACTCGGAGAAAGAGTTAGCTGTTAATGCCGCAGCAGCTTCCATATATTCAACATGCAATTTTCTACTGTCAGAGCTTAGTTGA